One genomic segment of Phalacrocorax carbo chromosome Z, bPhaCar2.1, whole genome shotgun sequence includes these proteins:
- the LOC104043302 gene encoding LOW QUALITY PROTEIN: granzyme A-like (The sequence of the model RefSeq protein was modified relative to this genomic sequence to represent the inferred CDS: substituted 2 bases at 2 genomic stop codons): MTSHLLVLLVSLIAVIVPLRYGCTDIIRGYVVCPHSWPFMAAVQADHLTVCGGAPVKKQWVLTAAHYKXQELDIXLVLGDHQASIAVKEQQIFKVMCYFPNPHFDWSSKENDIMLLKLNGMAKLNKYVQLLPLPVFCEDIKPGTTCRVAGWGVRASGKPSKHLWQTALKIVDRKSCDSKYGNDTKITSNMLCAKGTLGFLRRDACKERNKVTKRRGCAFNNGSLFTGNKVVLDT, from the exons ATGACAAGCCACCTGTTAGTTCTCCTGGTCTCTCTAATTGCTGTTATCGTACCCCTGAGAT atgGCTGCACGGACATTATCAGGGGATATGTTGTGTGTCCTCATTCCTGGCCTTTTATGGCTGCTGTCCAGGCAGACCATTTAACTGTGTGTGGAGGAGCTCCTGTGAAAAAGCAATGGGTTTTGACAGCAGCACATTATAAGTAA CAGGAACTGGACATATAACT AGTTCTTGGAGACCATCAAGCATCCATAGCTGTAAAAGAACAGCAGATATTTAAGGTTATGTGCTACTTTCCTAATCCTCATTTTGACTGGTCTTCCAAGGAAAATGATATAATGCTCCTCAAG CTGAATGGTATGGCAAAGCTGAATAAATACGTGCAACTTTTGCCTCTGCCTGTCTTTTGTGAAGATATCAAACCTGGCACAACATGCAGGGTGGCTGGCTGGGGAGTCAGAGCTTCAGGAAAGCCATCAAAACACCTGTGGCAAACAGCCCTTAAAATTGTTGATAGGAAAAGCTGTGACAGCAAATATGGAAATGACACAAAAATAACAAGCAACATGTTGTGTGCTAAAGGGACACTTGGATTTTTGAGAAGAGATGCttgcaaggaaagaaacaaagttACAAAGAGAAGGGGGTGTGCTTTTAACAATGGTTCTCTTTTCACTGGGAACAAAGTGGTGCTAGACACTTAA
- the LOC104039811 gene encoding granzyme A yields MALINDANGKTLCGGALIKENWVLTAAHCEVERGKVILGAHSRKAKEREKQFFQIANQIRHPLYRPAHKENDLMLLQLHKRARLTKAVQLIPLPNSGDDPQPGTTCTVAGWGKTHNNQNVPSDTLREVNITVFSRQTCNDKKHYRKKPVITDNMICAGSKNGGKDSCFGDSGGPLRCNNVMRGITSFGKPKKCGTVDGPGIYTRLTKQYLRWIRKTIGGA; encoded by the exons ATGGCCCTGATCAATGACGCAAATGGAAAAACTCTTTGTGGAGGAGCTTTGATCAAGGAAAACTGGGTGTTAACAGCTGCCCATTGTGAAGT GGAAAGAGGCAAAGTTATTCTTGGAGCTCATTCTcggaaagcaaaagaaagagaaaaacagttttttcaGATTGCGAACCAAATTCGCCACCCTCTCTACCGTCCTGCTCATAAGGAAAATGACCTCATGCTGCTGCAG CTTCACAAAAGAGCAAGACTTACTAAAGCTGTGCAGCTCATTCCACTGCCTAACTCAGGTGATGATCCCCAACCAGGAACAACTTGCACAGTAGCAGGATGGGGAAAAACTCACAATAATCAGAATGTGCCTTCTGATACCCTGAGGGAGGTCAATATCACTGTCTTCAGTAGGCAAACCTGCAATGACAAAAAACAttatagaaaaaaacctgttataACAGACAACATGATATGTGCAGGGTCTAAGAATGGAGGAAAGGACTCATGTTTT gGGGATTCTGGTGGACCTTTAAGATGCAATAATGTGATGAGAGGCATCACTTCTTTTGGGAAGCCAAAGAAGTGTGGTACTGTCGATGGCCCTGGTATCTACACTCGACTCACAAAGCAATATCTTCGGTGGATAAGGAAAACCATAGGGGGAGCCTAA